A single region of the Anomaloglossus baeobatrachus isolate aAnoBae1 chromosome 2, aAnoBae1.hap1, whole genome shotgun sequence genome encodes:
- the LOC142292115 gene encoding keratin, type II cytoskeletal 6C-like isoform X2, which produces MAYMKKQGGGGGSKGFSTCSVGGGKSGGSRSSGFGSRSLYNLGGTKRTSISATSVQVGGGFGGGAGGFGGGAGGFGGGAGGFGGGAGGFGGGAGGYGGGAGGFGGGAGGFGGGAGGFGGGHGGDHGFPVCPPGGIQEVTINQSLLQPLNLEIDPAIQKVKTEEREQIKALNNKFATFIDKVRFLEQQNKVLETKWNLLQQHGSQGGSKKNNLEPLFETFINILKKQLDSILSEKSRLENELKNMQEMVEDFKKKYEDEINKRTKAENDFVVLKKDVDTAYMHKVDLECKVDLITDELNFYRSLYDQMLSQTQGGGGDTSVVLSMDNNRELNLDDILKEVKDQYDQIAQRARAEAEQAYDNKYQQLQAAAGQQGDNLKNSKNEISELNRLIQRLRAEIESVKKQIAACQASIAEAEERGELALKDARKKLADLEAALQKAKEDLARQRRDYQELMNLKLALDMEIATYRAMLQGEEERMSGHIVSNVSMSVLSGGSSSMSGGAGGAGGAAGGAGGAAGGAGGYGSGGGGGMSYGSSQGSSSYSRSGGRSTVAVSTTSSSSVKKTTYN; this is translated from the exons ATGGCTTATATGAAAAAGCAAGGCGGTGGTGGTGGAAGCAAAGGTTTTAGTACCTGCTCAGTTGGTGGAGGAAAATCAGGTGGCTCTCGATCTTCTGGATTTGGATCAAGAAGTCTGTATAATCTTGGTGGAACAAAGAGAACTTCAATCAGTGCCACCAGTGTTCAAGTTGGGGGAGGCTTTGGTGGTGGTGCAGGAGGCTTTGGTGGTGGTGCAGGAGGCTTTGGTGGAGGTGCAGGAGGATTTGGTGGAGGTGCAGGAGGATTTGGTGGAGGTGCAGGAGGATATGGTGGAGGTGCAGGAGGATTTGGTGGAGGTGCAGGAGGATTTGGTGGAGGTGCAGGAGGATTTGGTGGTGGACACGGAGGTGACCATGGTTTTCCTGTTTGTCCACCTGGTGGAATCCAGGAAGTCACCATCAACCAAAGCCTTTTGCAGCCACTTAATTTGGAAATAGATCCAGCCATTCAAAAAGTAAAAACTGAAGAAAGGGAACAAATTAAGGCCCTCAACAACAAATTTGCAACTTTCATTGATAAG GTTAGATTCTTGGAACAGCAAAACAAAGTACTAGAAACAAAATGGAACCTGTTGCAACAACATGGATCACAGGGTGGTTCCAAAAAAAACAACCTTGAACCATTATTTGAAACTTTTATTAACATTTTGAAGAAACAGCTTGACAGTATACTAAGCGAGAAGAGTCGTCTAGAGAATGAACTGAAGAACATGCAAGAAATGGTGGAAGACTTCAAGAAAAA ATATGAAGATGAAATTAATAAGCGCACTAAGGCAGAAAATGACTTTGTTGTACTTAAGAAG GACGTTGACACTGCATATATGCACAAGGTAGATTTGGAATGCAAGGTGGATCTCATCACAGATGAGCTGAACTTCTACAGATCTCTATACGATCAA ATGCTTTCACAAACACAAGGAGGAGGTGGTGACACCTCTGTTGTTCTGTCTATGGATAATAACAGAGAATTGAACTTGGATGACATCCTTAAGGAAGTTAAGGATCAATATGACCAGATTGCACAGAGGGCAAGAGCTGAGGCAGAACAAGCATATGACAACAAG TACCAGCAGCTACAAGCCGCTGCTGGCCAGCAAGGTGACAACCTGAAGAACTCAAAGAATGAAATTTCAGAACTGAACCGTTTGATCCAAAGGCTAAGGGCTGAGATTGAAAGTGTCAAGAAGCAG ATTGCAGCTTGCCAGGCCAGCATTGCTGAGGCTGAGGAACGTGGTGAgcttgcacttaaagatgccaggaaGAAGCTGGCAGACCTTGAAGCTGCATTGCAGAAGGCTAAAGAAGATCTGGCCCGTCAACGGCGTGACTACCAGGAGCTCATGAATCTGAAACTTGCTCTTGATATGGAAATTGCCACCTACAGAGCCATGTTGCAAGGAGAAGAGGAAAG aatgTCTGGGCACATAGTCAGCAATGTCAGTATGT CTGTCCTCAGTGGAGGATCTTCAAGCATGTCTGGTGGTGCTGGAGGAGCAGGAGGAGCagcaggaggagcaggaggagcagCAGGAGGAGCAGGAGGATATGGTTCCGGTGGAGGCGGTGGAATGTCATACGGTTCCTCTCAAGGAAGCAGCAGCTACAGCCGTTCCGGAGGCAGGAGCACAGTGGCAGTCTCAACAACATCATCATCCTCCGTAAAGAAAACAACCTACAATTAG